In Ammoniphilus sp. CFH 90114, a genomic segment contains:
- a CDS encoding selenium metabolism-associated LysR family transcriptional regulator, which translates to MNFEHLKVFYVAATKKNFSETAKTLHLSQPTVSLQIQQLESLLNVKLFERTTKNIKLTDSGQLLYLYAGKIINLVNQTKKELDLLSSSIHGNLSIGASLTIGEYLLPYIIGKYQKEYPKVHLSMNIYNSSQIIQQLKNEQIDLGFIESTITDPELVYLPFSEDQLILISSAKDPHPMVKDRESILPSELFSLPLIVREHGSGTRQVMEESLLKHNLDPSKLNIILELGSTESIKATVESGMGLSIISESAIQKELRLGTLRTIRIQGISLLRNFSAIFVKNKLYSVPADSFLEFILKQYNATSTETIPLKREVT; encoded by the coding sequence ATGAACTTTGAACATCTTAAGGTGTTTTACGTTGCCGCTACGAAAAAGAACTTTTCGGAGACAGCCAAGACCCTTCATCTCTCACAACCTACCGTGAGTCTACAAATCCAACAACTGGAGTCCCTTCTGAATGTCAAGTTGTTCGAAAGAACGACAAAAAACATCAAGCTCACAGATTCAGGACAGCTTCTGTACCTTTACGCAGGAAAAATAATCAATTTAGTCAATCAAACTAAAAAAGAACTGGATCTTCTTTCTAGTTCGATTCATGGAAACCTCAGTATTGGGGCTAGCTTGACGATTGGGGAATACTTACTTCCCTATATCATCGGGAAGTATCAGAAGGAATATCCAAAAGTACATCTATCCATGAACATTTACAACTCCTCCCAGATCATTCAACAATTGAAAAACGAACAGATTGATTTAGGCTTTATTGAATCTACGATAACGGATCCCGAATTGGTCTACCTCCCCTTTTCGGAGGATCAGCTCATTCTGATCTCTTCCGCGAAGGATCCACACCCGATGGTAAAAGACCGGGAGAGTATTCTCCCTTCCGAGTTATTCTCCTTGCCCTTAATCGTAAGAGAGCATGGCTCGGGTACGAGACAAGTCATGGAAGAAAGTCTATTAAAGCACAACCTGGATCCATCGAAGCTAAACATCATTTTGGAGCTTGGGAGCACGGAGTCTATTAAAGCTACTGTTGAATCAGGAATGGGCCTTTCTATTATCTCTGAATCCGCAATTCAAAAAGAATTAAGGCTAGGTACCTTGAGGACCATTCGTATCCAGGGAATTTCATTACTCCGAAATTTTTCTGCCATCTTTGTAAAAAACAAACTCTACTCTGTACCTGCAGATTCATTCCTGGAATTTATATTAAAGCAATACAATGCTACATCTACCGAAACGATT
- a CDS encoding YeiH family protein: MMSLPKLEQIKSTIEEKPKIEQMKINTRVGLLKGVILTLILAMVAGSIARLPFFSIMGIMIISILLGMSWKALMDVPANSNVGITFSSKILLRAGIILMGLRLNFSQIVEAGFSIVLVDVLVIAFTLTVMIAIGHALKVDKYLTALIAVGTAVCGAAAIVAVAPLIHAKKEFTAVSVACIAILGTIGTIFYTFLFPYLGLDSYQYGVLVGATLHELAHVIAAAIPGGDTSGEIAILVKLGRVALLIPVAMILGYFYTKKERTTKESMGIKDLPIPWFIFGFLAMCLVNTVGILSTTVTQFLIASSVFLLSMAMAGLGLSINFSDFKKVGFRAILVGIIGFILLTAISPLLLKLV, from the coding sequence ATGATGTCTTTGCCAAAGCTTGAACAGATCAAGTCAACTATAGAAGAAAAGCCCAAAATAGAACAAATGAAGATAAATACCAGAGTGGGTCTATTAAAAGGAGTGATCCTGACCTTAATCCTTGCCATGGTGGCAGGAAGCATTGCACGACTCCCTTTCTTTTCTATTATGGGAATCATGATTATCTCGATTCTCTTAGGCATGAGCTGGAAAGCGCTCATGGATGTCCCTGCGAATAGCAACGTAGGAATCACTTTTAGCAGCAAAATCTTATTAAGAGCTGGAATCATCCTTATGGGTCTGCGTCTAAACTTTTCACAGATTGTGGAGGCTGGTTTCTCTATCGTGCTGGTCGATGTTCTGGTCATTGCTTTTACATTAACCGTAATGATTGCTATAGGGCATGCATTAAAGGTAGATAAGTATCTGACTGCGCTGATTGCGGTAGGTACGGCTGTCTGTGGAGCGGCGGCTATCGTTGCCGTTGCCCCCCTCATCCATGCCAAAAAAGAATTTACAGCTGTGTCCGTCGCATGCATTGCTATCCTGGGGACGATTGGAACAATTTTTTACACATTTCTTTTCCCTTACTTAGGGTTAGATTCCTATCAATATGGCGTGTTAGTTGGGGCAACGTTACATGAGTTGGCGCATGTTATTGCGGCAGCCATTCCTGGCGGAGATACAAGCGGGGAAATCGCCATTCTGGTCAAGTTAGGAAGAGTAGCCTTACTCATTCCAGTAGCTATGATTCTCGGTTACTTCTACACGAAGAAGGAGAGGACGACGAAGGAAAGCATGGGAATTAAGGATTTGCCTATTCCATGGTTTATCTTTGGATTCTTAGCGATGTGTCTCGTGAATACCGTAGGCATCTTATCCACAACGGTTACTCAATTTCTTATTGCTTCGAGCGTGTTCTTATTATCCATGGCCATGGCAGGCCTCGGGCTCAGTATTAATTTTTCCGACTTTAAAAAGGTAGGTTTTAGAGCCATTCTGGTTGGAATTATTGGCTTTATTTTATTAACAGCCATCAGTCCCCTTCTACTTAAACTGGTCTAA
- a CDS encoding UxaA family hydrolase — protein sequence MMAHKFLVHHVGDHVGVAVEDIQPGEKVEGVIMENDFSVFVNANAFIPLGHKIALSDLKQGDKVIEYRVQIGVTTEDVKPGDYVHTHNLKTARWDYQK from the coding sequence ATGATGGCACACAAATTTTTAGTTCACCATGTAGGAGATCATGTAGGTGTAGCAGTAGAGGACATCCAGCCTGGTGAGAAAGTTGAAGGGGTAATCATGGAAAATGACTTTTCTGTATTCGTAAATGCCAACGCCTTTATCCCACTCGGTCATAAGATTGCGTTATCAGATCTAAAGCAGGGGGACAAGGTCATTGAATACCGAGTTCAAATTGGCGTAACGACAGAGGATGTTAAACCAGGAGATTATGTTCACACTCATAATCTGAAAACAGCTAGATGGGACTATCAAAAGTAG